The sequence ATGTATCTGTACCTAACTTTGAAACAAGAGTTGCAATTCTTCAGCAGAAGGCTTTGGAACATAATAAAGAAATTGACGAGGACGCATTATTATATGTAGCGGAGCATATTCGTTCAAGTGTCCGTGAACTTGAAGGTGCACTTCTTAAAATCATATCAATGTCGGAATTTAAAAAATGTAAAATAACAAAAGATTTTGCGGAAGAAGTTCTGAAAAAATTAATTCCGAAGAGCGAAACAGTAACTCCTCAGAATATTATAAAAAAAGTTTCTACTTTTTATAATATTTCAGAGTCGGATATTACCGGTAAAGTTAAGACAAAAGAAATAGTAGTTCCAAGACAAATTTCAATGTACCTTTGCCGAAAGATTTTAAATATGAACGATACAAACATAGGTAAAGAGTTTGGAAAAGACCGAACAACAGTAGGACATAACATTGAAAAAATAGAGGAAAGCATCGATACTAACAGTACGATTAAATCAGATGTAAATTACATATTAAAAGACCTAAATTATAATGAGGGATAAATGTAGGGATAAGTTGTTGATAACGTGTGGATTTCTGAATAAGGAAATTTCAGTAAAAAATAAGATTTGGATTATCCAAAGTTATCCACCGACAATACATACTGTATGTGTTGATAAAATATGGCTTGTCTATGCACTCTGAAATGACTTTTCCATCAATCCACGCTCTCTACTACTACTACTATTATATTATATATTATATATTATTTATATATAAATATATATGCAAAACGAAATTGCAGTGATATGTTGATAAATTTATACACAAGGAGATAATTAAAATGAAATTAGTATGCAGTAAACCACAACTTGTTGATATAATAAATACTGTTCAAAGAGCTATTGCTCCAAAGACATCTTTACCTATACTTGAATGTATTAAGATTGATGCTAACGGTGACGGTAATGTTGTGTTTACAGGTAACAATATTGATATATGTATAGAATATAATACCGAATGTACCGTTACAGAGGGCGGTACTATTGCACTTGCTTCAAAGATGTTCGGTGAAATTGTAAGAAGACTTCCTGACGGTGATGTTACTATAAGTGTTAATCCGTCTAACTATGTTACTAAAATAAAGAGCGGTTCAAGTGAATTTAATATTCAGGGTATTGCTCCGGATGAATTTCCGGACGCACCTATACTTGAAGAAAAGTTCAGATTTTCAATTACACAGGACGTACTTAAAAAGCTTATAAGAAAGACAATAGCGTTTGTTTCTCAAAATGAGGGTAAAAAGCCTGTTTTGACCGGTGCATTGTTTGAGATTAAAAACAATTATCTTAATGTTGTTGCGTCAGACGGTCACAGACTTGCTGTTGTTAAAGAAGAAATAAATGATAATGTTGAAAACAATAAACTTGTTGTTCCGGGTATGACACTCCGCGAACTTTTGAAAATTCTTAAAGATGATGAAGAAAATGTTGATATTATAGTATCGGACAGAACTGTTTTGTTTGATTTTGGATATTATCAGGTTTATTCGAGATTGCTTGACGGCGAATTTTTGAAGTATGACGCGATTATATCGGTGGTAAATACGTTAAACGTAGTTGTTGAAAAGAGCCTTATTACAGACAGCTTGGAAAGAGCGTTGCTTTTGATTAACGATGATATATCGGCAAAATCTGAAAATAAAGTTCCTGTACGTTTTAATATCGGCTATGATAAGATTGACGTTTCTTGTATAACAGGTAAGGGACAGGTTAATGACACAGTACCTGTTGAGCTTGACGGCGATAACCTTTTGATTGGGTTTAACTGTAGATTTTTGCTTGACGCATTGAGTGCTTGTGACGAAGAAAAGGTTAAGATGGAATTTTCTGCTCCGACAAGCGGTTGCTTTATAAAGAGCGTAGAGGGTGACGATTCTTATATTTATATGATTCTTCCTGTAAGACTTTATAACTAAGAGGTGCTTTATGAAGATTAAGACAGTCAATAATTATTATACAGATGAAAATACTTATATAGTTTATGATGAAAATACAAAGAACGGTCTTGTGATTGATCCGGGATATAAGTGTGACGGAATATTGAAAGTGGCTCAGGACGACGGAGTTAATATAAAATATGTGCTTATAACTCATTGTCATTATGACCATATTTCAGATATGGAACAGCTCCGTGAAAAAACAGGCGCTAAACTTGTTTCCGGCGATAAGGCAAGCATAAATATAACAGACCCGGACATTAATTTGTCGTATTCGGGACTTGGTTATGAATTGTCGGCTAAAAATTCTGATATTGTTTTGAAAGATAATGAAGAACTTAATATTGACGGACTTAATATCAAATGTATCTATACGCCAGGTCATACAAATTGCGGCGTATGTTATTTGATAAATAATGAAAAATTGTTTACGGGCGATACATTGTTTTTAAGAAGTGTCGGCAGAAGTGATTTGCCGACAGGTGACGGAGATACTCTTGTAAAATCAATAAAGACAAGAATATATACGCTTGATGATGATACAGAAGTTTTTCCGGGACACGGCGGACAGAGTTCTGTTGGGTACGAGAAAAAGTATAATATGTATATAAAGGGCTAAAAAATGTTAATTATTCAAAACGGTTATGAATGTGATTACGAAATGAAGCTTTTTTATAAGCTTTATTTTGATATGAACGAAGATATATATGTGTATTCAAACTTTGAATATAAGGATAAAGTTATAAACGTGTATACGGAGATAATCTATAACGGCGGTACATATTTTGACGATTTCTATTATGATTTTGATACTGAAAATCAAAAAGCACAGTTTATAAAAAAGATATTTACTGCGTCATGTACAAAGTCGTTTTGTCACGCGGCGGAAAAAATTAAGCATATAAATCTTCCTTGGGGAGTAATGTGCGGTATTCGTCCGGCTAAAATTGTCCGTGAACTTATGGAAGAAGGATACAGTGACAGTGAAGTTGTTGAAATATTAAAGAAAATTTATGAAGTGTCCGATGAAAAGATTGACCTTGCATATAAGGTTGCAAAAAATGAAAAGATTTTGCTTGACGAAATCGGCGAAAATTCAGTAAGTATATATATCGGCATACCGTTTTGTCCGACAAGATGTTTGTATTGTTCATTTGTTTCAACAGATATACGCGTAAGCGGAAAATATATGGACCCGTTTGTGGATAAATTGCTTTTGGAGATTGATAAAACTGCAGAAGTAATTGATAAAATGGGTGCATATGTTGAAAATATATATATCGGCGGCGGAACACCGACAACTCTTGAAACACACCACTTAAAAGCAATATTTGACAGATTGAAAGAAAATTTTGATTTTTCAAAAATAAAGGAATTTACTCTTGAGGCAGGCAGACCGGATACAATAACAAAGGATAAATTGTATGAGGCAAAACAGGGCGGTGTCAACAGAATAAGCATTAATCCGCAGACTATGAACGAACAGACTTTGAAAAGAGTCGGCAGAAAGCATACTCCCGATATGGTGCGAAAATGCTTTGAAATGGCAAGAAAAATGGGCTTTGACAATATTAATATGGACCTTATAGCCGGTTTACCGGAAGAAACCGTTGATATGTTCAAGTACAGTCTTGATGAAGTAATTAAACTTGATCCTGAAAATATAACCGTTCATTCAATGTGCGTAAAAAGAGCGGCTTCACTCAGATTTTCAGATGCTGAGCTTGCAAAAGCAAATGATATGAACGAAATGCTTTCGTATACTCAAAAACATATGGAGAAAACAGGAAGAAAGCCTTATTATATGTATCGTCAAAAAAATATTTCGGGTAATCTTGAAAATGTCGGTTATGCAAAAGACGGCTGTATGAGTACATATAACATAAACATTATGGAGGAAAAACAGACTATTATTGCACTTGGCGGCGGCGGTTCTACTAAAATTGTTATGGACGACAGAATTGAGAGAGTGTTTAATTTTAAAGACCCTCTTGAATATATAAGACGTTTTGATGAAATATTGAAGAAAAAAGACGAAATACTTGATATATTGGCAGGTGAAAAAAATGGCTGACGAACAAACTTTAAACCATATAATGAATGAGTACGAAGAACTTCGTATCAGTGCGGCTAATGAAAGAAAAAAACGTATTGAAGAAGTTAATAAAAAAATTCCGCGAGTGGCTGAAATTGACAGAGAGATTTTTCAATGCGGTATGGAGAATACTAAAAGAATATTTAAAAATCCCGATAAGGCTGATGAATATAACAGGGATTTTAAAGAAAATCTAAGAAAACTCGAAAATGAAAAGAGTAATCTGTTAAAAGTAAACGGAATTTCTGACGATTATAATAAATATAAATATAAGTGTGAAAATTGCAGTGATACAGGTTATGATAAAAACGGTAAAAAATGTCAGTGTTTTAAACAGAAACTTATAAATGCGGCATATTCAGTGTCAAATATAGAAGAAACAATAAAAACACAAAATTTTGATACATTTTCGTTTGATTATTATTCAAAAGATGTCGGTGAAAACGGTGTTTCGGTGTATGATAATATGACGAAGATATATAATAACTGTAAACGTTTCTGCGATAATTTTGATAATGAAACCAAAGGCCTTGTTTTTTACGGCTCGACAGGTTTGGGAAAAACATTTTTGTCAAGTGCCATTGCAAAAGAACTTATGGATAAGGGCAAAATGGTTATCTACATAAGAGCGACAAAACTGTTTTCAATAAATGAAGATTATAAGTTCGGCAGAAATACCGACAGGTCTGTTATTGACAATATATATAAGGCTGATTTGCTTATAATTGACGATTTGGGTACAGAGCCGTTCAATAAAAATAATCTTGCGTTTTTATTTGACGTTATTAACGAACGTACAGCAAATAATAAAAAGATTATTATTAATACTAATTTGCAAATAAGCGAAATTACAAAAATGTACAGTATGCGTTTTACTTCAAGATTGTATGAATATTTTATGATGTACAAGTTTTACGGGGAAGATATACGTATACAAAAATTAAGAAGAAGCTAAGAGGATTGATAAATTGTCTGGACCGTGCATAATATTTATAATTCAATAAAAACAAAAAGCAAGCCTATCTTTGATATACTGCTTGCATTTGCATTTTTTTTGAAAATAAACTCTAACGTACCTATGTACGCCGACGAGTTCATTTTCAAAAAATCCAAACTAATTTCTCAACCTCTTACAGTATGAAGGGACTGCTATGCAGTCCCTTTAATGATTATTTACCGTTGTTGTTTGCGTCATTACCGCCTACGGCGTCACTTACACCCTCAGCAACATCGGCTGCTGCATCACCGACACCTTCGACAACGTCGCCTGCCGCATCACCAACGTCTTTAACTGCGTCGCCTGCCGCATTACCTGCGTTATCTACATCGTTTGAAACATTGTTATTGTCATTTTTATTTTCGTTATCATGATTTGTATTTACCGTTGATTCCGGTGACGGTGCAGTATTGTCATTTGTATTATTCATACCGCATGATGTAAGCATTGCGGCAGAAATAAATGATAATAAAACTAATTTTATACCTTTCATTTTTATGCCTCCATTATTTATTGATACAACCTTAGTATTGTCATTATTTTTGATTTTATAAGTTTATTAATAAAAAATTCATATTTTTTTTGGAACAAAAGTGATGTTATATACGTCTAATAAATTGCAAACAGATAAATGCAAATAATAAAAAAAAGGAGATTATAAAAATGAAAAAAAATCTAATCGCAATAATTGCACTAACAGCAGCACTTGCTGCAAGTACATCTGCTTTTGCAGACACAGTACAAATTTCAGAAGAAGAACTTAATAAGCCTGTTTCGACATATGCACCGGATGCTATGCCGACACCGGAAATTCAAGGCGACATTATGCTTTTGAATGGTGAAGAAAAAGATGCAGTTGCTACAGATGCAGAAACACCTATTGAAATTGCAAGCTATAT is a genomic window of Hominilimicola fabiformis containing:
- a CDS encoding ATP-binding protein, whose amino-acid sequence is MADEQTLNHIMNEYEELRISAANERKKRIEEVNKKIPRVAEIDREIFQCGMENTKRIFKNPDKADEYNRDFKENLRKLENEKSNLLKVNGISDDYNKYKYKCENCSDTGYDKNGKKCQCFKQKLINAAYSVSNIEETIKTQNFDTFSFDYYSKDVGENGVSVYDNMTKIYNNCKRFCDNFDNETKGLVFYGSTGLGKTFLSSAIAKELMDKGKMVIYIRATKLFSINEDYKFGRNTDRSVIDNIYKADLLIIDDLGTEPFNKNNLAFLFDVINERTANNKKIIINTNLQISEITKMYSMRFTSRLYEYFMMYKFYGEDIRIQKLRRS
- the dnaN gene encoding DNA polymerase III subunit beta; amino-acid sequence: MKLVCSKPQLVDIINTVQRAIAPKTSLPILECIKIDANGDGNVVFTGNNIDICIEYNTECTVTEGGTIALASKMFGEIVRRLPDGDVTISVNPSNYVTKIKSGSSEFNIQGIAPDEFPDAPILEEKFRFSITQDVLKKLIRKTIAFVSQNEGKKPVLTGALFEIKNNYLNVVASDGHRLAVVKEEINDNVENNKLVVPGMTLRELLKILKDDEENVDIIVSDRTVLFDFGYYQVYSRLLDGEFLKYDAIISVVNTLNVVVEKSLITDSLERALLLINDDISAKSENKVPVRFNIGYDKIDVSCITGKGQVNDTVPVELDGDNLLIGFNCRFLLDALSACDEEKVKMEFSAPTSGCFIKSVEGDDSYIYMILPVRLYN
- the hemZ gene encoding coproporphyrinogen dehydrogenase HemZ: MLIIQNGYECDYEMKLFYKLYFDMNEDIYVYSNFEYKDKVINVYTEIIYNGGTYFDDFYYDFDTENQKAQFIKKIFTASCTKSFCHAAEKIKHINLPWGVMCGIRPAKIVRELMEEGYSDSEVVEILKKIYEVSDEKIDLAYKVAKNEKILLDEIGENSVSIYIGIPFCPTRCLYCSFVSTDIRVSGKYMDPFVDKLLLEIDKTAEVIDKMGAYVENIYIGGGTPTTLETHHLKAIFDRLKENFDFSKIKEFTLEAGRPDTITKDKLYEAKQGGVNRISINPQTMNEQTLKRVGRKHTPDMVRKCFEMARKMGFDNINMDLIAGLPEETVDMFKYSLDEVIKLDPENITVHSMCVKRAASLRFSDAELAKANDMNEMLSYTQKHMEKTGRKPYYMYRQKNISGNLENVGYAKDGCMSTYNINIMEEKQTIIALGGGGSTKIVMDDRIERVFNFKDPLEYIRRFDEILKKKDEILDILAGEKNG
- a CDS encoding MBL fold metallo-hydrolase — encoded protein: MKIKTVNNYYTDENTYIVYDENTKNGLVIDPGYKCDGILKVAQDDGVNIKYVLITHCHYDHISDMEQLREKTGAKLVSGDKASINITDPDINLSYSGLGYELSAKNSDIVLKDNEELNIDGLNIKCIYTPGHTNCGVCYLINNEKLFTGDTLFLRSVGRSDLPTGDGDTLVKSIKTRIYTLDDDTEVFPGHGGQSSVGYEKKYNMYIKG